The genomic segment ATACGCTGGCGACGGATAACAAAATACTGAATCTCAATCCCGGCAGTTCCCATGTAAATCTGGCGACTGATCTTTATGTGAACGGTACCCAGTTCCTTACGGTGAACCGGTGGCTGAGCAACATAAACGTTTTCAACCAGACCGTGGGCACGTTTGTTTCCACCGGGGTGTCCTCGTTTCTTTCCAGCTCGACCGCCATGGAAATATCGGCGGCGACCAGTTTCAAGCTCAGTTCGCCGTATTTCGATGTGAGGACGGACGGCACGCTCGTAAGCAGATTCGCAGGCGCGGCGGCGCTGGAGTTTACCGGCGCGGGCGCGGGGATTTCTTTTTCCGGGACCGGCGCCAAGCGCATAACCGCCGCGAATGACCTTTATATCGAACCTGCCGGAGTGACCGCGATCGGCGGCACTTCAAAATCCACTTTCAGCGTGACCGGCGCGCTGACTCTCAACTCGCCTCTGGCCGTCGGATCGGGCGGGACCGGCGCGGGCACTTTCACGCAGTACGGCCTGCTCTACGGCAATGGCGCCGGCACGATGGGGGTTACCGCGCAGGGTTCGGCAGAGCATCTGCTGCAGGCGAACGGCGCGGCCGCGCCGAGCTGGGTGCTGTCCACGTCAACGGCAGGACTGAATACGATTGTCCGCCGCGACGCCAGCGGCAACGCGACTTTTAACAAGATTTACGGCGCTATCGAAGGCACCGCCACCGTTTCCACGAATATCGCGGCGGGCGCGCTGGGTTATCTGCCTTATCAAAGCGCGGCCAATACCACGGTATTTCTGCCGCCGTCGGCAGCCGGCAGCACACATCTGCTTTACAGCACCGGCACCACGCCGCTGTGGGCGCTGGCCACTTCGACCGGCGGGTTCAATTCCATCGTCATGCGCGACTCGGGCGGAAACTTTTCAGCCGGCACGATAACCGCTGGTCTTACGGGCACGGCCAGCAGCGCGACGCATTTGGCGGGCGGCGGCGCGTCGCAGGTGCCGTATCAGACGGCGGCCGGCGTTACCGCCTATACCGCCACGCCCAGCGCGAACTATGCGGTATTATACAGCGCGAGCGGCGCGTCGCCTGCATGGCTGACGGCCACCAGCGGCAACACCGCAAGCGCTCTTGTCATGCGTGACGCGAGCGGCAACTCGACATTCAACAAGCTGTACGGCAATCTGGAAGGCACCGCCCTGATTTCCACGAATATCGCGGCGGGCGCGCTGGGTTATCTGCCCTATCAAAGCGGCTCGAACGCCACGGTTTTCCTGGCGCCGCCGGCTGCCGGCAACACCTATCTGCTTTACAGTACCGGCACCACGCCGCTGTGGGCGCTGGCCACTTCGACCAGCGGAATTAATTCCATTGTCCGGCGTGACGCGGGCGGCAATTTTTCAGCCGGCACGATAACCGGCGATCTTACGGGCACGGCGGCTTCCGCGACCAATCTGACCGGCGGGACCGGCGGAACGGGGCAGGTCGTGTATCAATCGGCGGCGGGCGCAACCGCGTATACGGCCTCGCCGGGCAATACGGCGGACCGGGTGCTTTACAGTATAACGGGAGCGGCTCCGATCTGGCGCCAGGCTACATATTCCAATACCGGCAATACCGTGGTTACGCGCGACGGTTCGGGCAATACCAGCGTTTCCGCGCTGTCCGCCAATTCGGTGGCGGCGACGGGCGACGTGGTCGCGGGCAACATGTCCACCACGGGCACTGTCATGGCGGGCACGGTTGACGTGACTGACGGGATTTCGGCGGCGTCGGTTTCCGCCACCGGAAAAATTACCGCGGTCGGCGGGTTCGGCGCAAACGGCAACAACGGGCTTAACACTACTTTCACCGTGGTGACAAGCACCACCGGCCCGGCCTGTTCCTCTCTTACGTTTACCGGGGGACTGTTAACCACGGTGACCACAGGGGTTGCCTGTCCCTGATGACTGGGTAGTTGTTTTAAACGGCCCCCCGCGTTCGCTCGCGGGGGGCCTGTGTTTTGCCGCTTGCCTGCTGTTTCCGTTTTCTGTATACTTATCACATACATTATCATGAGTAAAAACGCCGAGGTAGCTCAGCTGGTAGAGCAATCGCTTCGTAAGCGATAGGTCGTGGGTTCGATTCCCATCCTCGGCTATTCTCTTTTCATCCGTCAATGACATATGGCCAAAACCTCTAAGACAAAAGCTAAAGTCCAGGACTATCTGGCGCTTGAAATTCCGCCGTCCGTAAGTTTTTTGCGAAAGGCGATCATCTGGTGGCTGCCGATTTTATACCTGCTGGTTTCAAACGCGTTCTATCTGCGGACGTATGATTCCGCGCAGATTAAAATAACGCTGGTCCAGATGGGCGGACTGGCGCTTATAGCGCTGTGGGGCTGCCTGCTGGCGAGCGAGGGTAAAAAGGCGTTCAGAAAACCGGATTTTGTGGTGCTGGCGCCGTTTCTCGCTTACGCCGGCTATATAATTTTTTCGTTCCTGCAGGCTCCGTACCGCGGGCCGAGCGTGGATGACTTCATCCGCTATATGGTGTACATGACCGTGTCGCTTATGGTGATACGGGAATTCAACCTCAAATCCGTCAATCTGGTGACCAGGATACTTATTGTTTCGGCCTGGATCACGCTGGGGTACGGGGTTTTGCAGATCATAGATTACAAAATGTACCCGACAAATGACGACGGCGGCCTGCGCATGAGCCTGGATCCGTTTATCTGGCGCGGGGCGTTCGGGTCGCGCGTATTTTCCACTTACGGCAATCCTAATTTTTTCGGCAATTATCTGGTGATCATTTTTTTCATTCTGCTGGCTCAGTTCCTGAAAAACATGCGCAAGCACTGGACGATAGTGCTTCTGCTGCTGGCCGATTTAACCTGCCTGTGGTATACCGAAACGAAAGGCGCATGGGTGGGGTTTGCCATCGGCCTGTTCGCGTTCGTGCTGGTGTATTCGCTGTATTTTCTCCGGCATTATTATAAGGAGCGCAAATGGGTCAGGCCCGCTATCGTGGCTGTCGGGCTTGCGGTAATGCTGGGTTGTTTCTCTGTAGTAATAATGTACGCGGGGCAGCGTATGCAGTCGGTCAATTTCCGCGTTTTTACATGGCTTTCGACTTATGAAATGATAGAAACCCGGCCGCTCATCGGCACCGGCGCGGGTAGTTTCAAGGTAATTTATCCGGCGTTCCGCAGGCCGCAGATTTTCCATATCGAAGGCAAACACAATACCGAAACCGATCATGCGGAGGACGAGTACCTCGAACAATGGTTCGATAACGGCATTATAGGAGGCGGCATATTCCTCTGGCTTGTGTTCTTCACCATTCTTACGGGCCTGCGCGCGCTTAATGAAATGACGTCCGACGAGAAAGGCTCGGGTTCCGGCCTGGCTTCGAACCGGGCGTATGATCTGATGGGCTATCTGATCGCTTTTGTCGGAATGCTGTGCCATAACTTTTTCGACGTGAGCATGCGGTTCGTGTCGTCCGGAGTGTATCTGGGGCTGCTGCCGGGCCTGATAATTGTGCTGTCGCGCGGCAATGCGCTGTACGAGGTGCATGAAATTGAAGACCGGGCCAAACTGCTTGCCGCCCAGTCTGAGCGGCGGGAGGAGAAGGACTCCAGGCCCGGCGACGGGCCGGCGTTGTGGATTATGCGTTTTGCGGGGTGGCTGGTTCTGGGAATTTTTGTTGTCATGATGTTCAGGCAATTTTCCGAATTGCAGGGGCCGCAGGCGATGTATATACGCCGGGGCGACGTGCTTCAGTGGAATATCGCGTGGCTGGTGTTTATCGGCATAATAGCGGGGCTGGGCTATATGTTCGTGCGCGGGATCTACCTGTCGGCTTCGAAGCTGGTGCCCGTGATTGTGCTGCTGATGTTGTGGCCCATGTATTTCTTCTGGGGGTTTTTCAAGGCGGATGTCTATCACAATCTGGCGCTGTTTAATTCGCGCAGCAAGAACTGGGACGAGGCGCTTAAATATTACCAGCTGGTCAACAAGTATAATCCCTATTTCATTATGGCGTATTATTTCCGGGCGAACGTGCACAAGGACCGGCTGGACATGGATTCCGTATACAAACCGGAATGGGGCGACAAAAAAGACACTCCCCGCACCGATTATGAGCGCGCTACGGATATATACAATTATGTGAAGACAATCGCGCCGAATTACGTCCAGATGCATTACCATGTCGGCGAGCTGTATGTAAAAATGGCGGACTATTATTTCAGGAAGAACGATTCCGCGAACGGCAAAAAATTCCTTGATATGGCGTTGGGCAGTTTCAAGCTTTATCATGAAATAGATCCTGTTTTCCCGTACACCTATTATCATCGCTCGAACATTTACATGAGTCTGGGCAATGTGGAAAAAGCGGAGCGGGAGCTCAAGGACAATCTCTACGCGCCTTACTGCCACGAGCCGGGCCACACGCATGAGAACGCGGATGATTTCATCAAGCTCGCCGAGTTTGAGGCGCGCGTTGGCAAGGAAAAGGACGCGCTCGCGTCTTTCCAGGAGGCGAGAGCGTTCATCGTCAGGGACGCGCAGGCCAATCCGGAAAACCCCGATATCGCGAAAAAACTTGGCCAGACCGACGCTATCATAGCCCAGCTTAAAGCCCGCCTTGGCGGAGCAGGCAGGCCGGGCCGGGGCATGGCGCCGGCGGTATCGAACTAGCGGTTTGGGCGGATT from the Elusimicrobiaceae bacterium genome contains:
- a CDS encoding O-antigen ligase family protein, with the translated sequence MAKTSKTKAKVQDYLALEIPPSVSFLRKAIIWWLPILYLLVSNAFYLRTYDSAQIKITLVQMGGLALIALWGCLLASEGKKAFRKPDFVVLAPFLAYAGYIIFSFLQAPYRGPSVDDFIRYMVYMTVSLMVIREFNLKSVNLVTRILIVSAWITLGYGVLQIIDYKMYPTNDDGGLRMSLDPFIWRGAFGSRVFSTYGNPNFFGNYLVIIFFILLAQFLKNMRKHWTIVLLLLADLTCLWYTETKGAWVGFAIGLFAFVLVYSLYFLRHYYKERKWVRPAIVAVGLAVMLGCFSVVIMYAGQRMQSVNFRVFTWLSTYEMIETRPLIGTGAGSFKVIYPAFRRPQIFHIEGKHNTETDHAEDEYLEQWFDNGIIGGGIFLWLVFFTILTGLRALNEMTSDEKGSGSGLASNRAYDLMGYLIAFVGMLCHNFFDVSMRFVSSGVYLGLLPGLIIVLSRGNALYEVHEIEDRAKLLAAQSERREEKDSRPGDGPALWIMRFAGWLVLGIFVVMMFRQFSELQGPQAMYIRRGDVLQWNIAWLVFIGIIAGLGYMFVRGIYLSASKLVPVIVLLMLWPMYFFWGFFKADVYHNLALFNSRSKNWDEALKYYQLVNKYNPYFIMAYYFRANVHKDRLDMDSVYKPEWGDKKDTPRTDYERATDIYNYVKTIAPNYVQMHYHVGELYVKMADYYFRKNDSANGKKFLDMALGSFKLYHEIDPVFPYTYYHRSNIYMSLGNVEKAERELKDNLYAPYCHEPGHTHENADDFIKLAEFEARVGKEKDALASFQEARAFIVRDAQANPENPDIAKKLGQTDAIIAQLKARLGGAGRPGRGMAPAVSN